One Tetrapisispora phaffii CBS 4417 chromosome 2, complete genome genomic region harbors:
- the TPHA0B00210 gene encoding branched-chain amino acid aminotransferase (similar to Saccharomyces cerevisiae BAT2 (YJR148W) and BAT1 (YHR208W); ancestral locus Anc_4.389): MLRNQFFRSQTVFAGSKRFYSVRKLAELDASKLIVKQVSEKSSPKPNDQLVFGSTFTDHMLTIEWDAKKGWANPVIKPYGNLSLDPASCVFHYGFELFEGMKAYRTPDNKITLFRPDMNMKRMNKSAARICLPTFNSDELVKLIGKLIEQDKHLVPQGQGYSLYIRPTLIGTTDTLGVGVPDKAMLFVINSPVGPYYKTGFKAVRLEATDYATRAWPGGVGDKKLGANYAPCILPQLQAASRGFQQNLWLFGPEKYITEVGTMNVFFAFKNSKTGKKELVTAPLDGTILEGVTRDSVLTLARENLNPNEWEINERYYSIHEVAERAAKGELIEAFGSGTAAVVSPIKEIGWKDSLINVPLLPGEQSGALTKQVASWIADIQYGRTKHSNWSQVVADLN, encoded by the coding sequence ATGCTAAGAAACCAATTTTTTAGGAGTCAGACTGTTTTTGCAGGTTCGAAGAGATTTTATTCTGTTAGAAAGTTAGCTGAATTAGATGCTTCCAAATTGATTGTGAAACAGGTCAGTGAAAAATCCTCTCCAAAACCAAATGACCAACTGGTGTTCGGTAGCACGTTCACTGATCATATGTTGACAATCGAGTGGGATGCTAAGAAAGGTTGGGCTAATCCAGTTATTAAACCTTACGGCAACTTATCTCTGGATCCAGCATCTTGTGTGTTTCACTATGGGTTTGAATTATTCGAAGGTATGAAGGCCTATAGAACCCCAGATAACAAAATCACTTTATTCAGACCTGATATGAACATGAAGAGAATGAACAAATCTGCAGCAAGAATCTGTTTGCCAACATTTAACAGCGATGAGTTAGTTAAGTTGATCGGTAAGTTAATCGAGCAAGACAAGCATTTGGTACCACAAGGCCAAGGTTATTCACTATATATTAGACCTACGTTGATTGGTACTACCGACACTCTTGGTGTTGGTGTCCCTGACAAGGCCATGTTATTCGTTATCAATTCCCCAGTAGGTCCATATTATAAAACTGGTTTCAAGGCCGTCAGACTGGAAGCCACAGACTATGCTACTAGAGCTTGGCCAGGTGGTGTCGGTGACAAAAAACTAGGTGCTAATTATGCTCCATGTATTTTACCACAATTACAAGCCGCTTCCAGAGGTTTCCAACAGAATCTATGGTTGTTCGGTCCAGAAAAGTACATCACTGAAGTCGGCACAATGAACGTTTTCTTTGCATTtaagaattcaaaaacGGGTAAGAAAGAATTGGTTACTGCTCCATTAGATGGTACCATTCTGGAAGGTGTTACCAGAGATTCTGTATTAACCTTAGCTAGAGAAAATCTAAACCCTAATGAATGGGAAATCAATGAACGTTACTACTCAATCCATGAAGTAGCTGAAAGAGCTGCTAAAGGTGAGTTAATAGAAGCTTTTGGTTCAGGAACAGCTGCAGTTGTGTCACCAATTAAAGAGATCGGTTGGAAAGACAGTTTGATTAACGTTCCATTGTTACCAGGTGAGCAATCTGGTGCTTTAACTAAACAAGTAGCCTCCTGGATCGCCGACATCCAATACGGCAGAACAAAGCACTCCAATTGGTCACAGGTAGTTGCAGACCTAAATTAA
- the FMP10 gene encoding Fmp10p (similar to Saccharomyces cerevisiae YER182W; ancestral locus Anc_4.387) → MFRRSVGQLFKRTYTQTKFVTNAPRRRWIPYTVFGVSFFSGWLLTQHMTYTDLVAYWRYDKLPSDSEEVNKYKLNLTNRLMNLDVVKGLEAKGYHEVFPVQYKENSSSVANSNKDTTEGKKLISDTLSVPGAIAIPPKFYYDPKTKETIGIYHLGMKLTGYPFLIHGGILATVIEDQMRESVKLIKNKVPKGIKDITVSYKLPTLANQFVVVRTTKVEEFGNNIKLSIEMLDQTGERKLVSARGTFST, encoded by the coding sequence atgttTAGAAGATCTGTTGGACAATTGTTCAAGAGAACGTATACTCAGACAAAGTTTGTGACGAATGCTCCTAGAAGGAGATGGATTCCATATACTGTATTTGGGGTCAGTTTCTTTAGCGGATGGTTACTAACCCAACATATGACATACACCGACCTGGTAGCATATTGGAGATACGATAAGCTACCTTCGGACAGCGAAGAagttaataaatacaaattaaatttgacCAACAGACTAATGAACTTAGACGTTGTCAAAGGACTTGAGGCTAAGGGGTACCATGAAGTTTTCCCAGTGCAATACAAAGAAAACAGCAGTTCTGTAGCTAATTCGAATAAGGACACAACCGAGGgcaaaaaattaatatcgGATACTTTAAGTGTTCCTGGTGCCATTGCTATTCCACCTAAGTTCTATTACGACCCAAAGACTAAAGAGACGATTGGAATATACCACCTGGGCATGAAATTGACTGGGTATCCGTTCTTGATCCACGGTGGGATCCTTGCCACTGTTATCGAGGACCAGATGAGAGAGAGTGTGAAACTGATCAAGAACAAGGTACCAAAGGGCATAAAGGACATCACGGTGTCTTACAAGCTCCCAACTTTAGCCAATCAATTCGTTGTAGTTCGCACCACCAAAGTCGAAGAGTTCGGCAACAACATCAAATTATCCATTGAAATGCTTGACCAGACTGGAGAGAGAAAGCTCGTGTCAGCTCGCGGGACCTTCTCGACTTGA
- the SET5 gene encoding S-adenosylmethionine-dependent methyltransferase (similar to Saccharomyces cerevisiae SET5 (YHR207C); ancestral locus Anc_4.386) — translation MTLKFKTLSLNDSDVYVPNTFIIPSETEMIDEIKRIWDDDNKLSKGNSTQNLIMKELNRRQPEWKIDIFTFHHVMVILNIRADSIKNNNGDNTDPIGEQDLLLKSYNDLIVKPDKNMYDSLNSNDAKDNCFVTDCKDVLSKGRGLFAKKNFKKDELIFKEEPIVIVPPIERLNLIEAGKACALCGRLMNEISEQFIIKNGLDCESCINTVWCSKQCLKRDFTHKYLKHPFKSSTKLKVNSKKWKNFEKCCKESVFIEGYIIGHIYAASMIDHKNEFDIKKKFDYLAYISQKDRYQGNNLTNFEKSLEDTNDSISDEHPSEIWEKSFNYFKEAFPESDIDYEEYLNYIGRYNLNHKSAQLYSIYSLVNHNCEPNVRVEVDYHTKELKLYARKSISKNSELLTTYINPLHDVELRRKILLINYGFACNCERCENEIDRIKSEIKETTDITTSPHVRLTVSHSDNIYGTTSQRRKSSMRAARPDFTELLKNGKEFDLEIPENISGKKSRSASVRFDNHVTLAVEEA, via the coding sequence ATGACacttaaatttaaaactcTTTCATTGAATGATTCAGATGTTTATGTACCGAACACGTTCATAATTCCCAGTGAAACTGAAATGATCGATGAAATCAAACGAATCTGGGATGATGACAATAAGCTCAGTAAGGGGAATTCAActcaaaatttaattatgaAAGAGTTAAATAGACGACAACCAGAATGGAAGATTGACATCTTTACATTTCATCATGTGATGGTGATTTTAAACATACGAGCTGATagcattaaaaataataatggagATAACACAGATCCCATTGGTGAACAAGATCTATTACTTAAAAGTTATAATGATCTCATTGTCAAACCTGACAAGAACATGTACGATTCTTTGAACAGTAACGATGCCAAAGATAACTGCTTTGTAACAGATTGTAAAGATGTCTTATCAAAAGGAAGAGGATTATTTGCAAAGAAAAACTTTAAGAAGGATGAATTGATCTTTAAAGAGGAACCAATTGTAATTGTCCCTCCTATAGAAAGATTGAACTTAATTGAAGCGGGGAAGGCATGTGCATTGTGTGGTAGGCTGATGAATGAAATTTCTGAGCagtttataattaaaaatggtCTCGATTGTGAATCTTGCATTAATACTGTATGGTGTTCTAAACAGTGTTTAAAAAGAGACTTTACTcacaaatatttaaagcATCCCTTTAAAAGTTCTACAAAACTAAAAgtcaattcaaaaaaatggaaGAATTTCGAAAAATGTTGTAAAGAAAGCGTTTTTATTGAAGGTTACATAATTGGTCATATTTATGCAGCCTCTATGATAGAtcataaaaatgaattcgatatcaaaaagaaatttgattatttagCATATATTTCGCAAAAGGATAGGTATCAAGGTAATAACTTAACaaactttgaaaaatcacTTGAGGACACTAATGATTCGATCTCAGATGAACACCCTTCCGAAATTTGGGAAAAGTCTTTTAATTACTTCAAGGAAGCATTTCCAGAATCTGACATTGATTATGAAGAATATCTAAATTATATTGGAAGGTATAACTTAAATCACAAAAGTGCACaactttattcaatttactCTTTAGTCAATCATAATTGTGAGCCAAATGTTAGAGTAGAGGTCGATTACCATACAAAggaattaaaattatatgcAAGgaaatcaatttcaaaaaattctgaattattaactaCTTATATCAATCCTTTACATGATGTAGAACtgagaagaaaaatattgttgaTTAATTATGGTTTTGCTTGTAACTGTGAGAGAtgtgaaaatgaaattgatagAATAAAGTcagaaattaaagaaactACAGACATTACCACGTCACCTCATGTAAGATTAACCGTATCGCACAGCGATAATATTTATGGAACCACCTCACAGAGGCGTAAATCATCTATGAGAGCTGCTAGACCTGATTTCACAGAGCTCTTAAAGAATGGTAAAGAATTTGATCTAGAGATACCTGAAAACATATCTGGGAAAAAATCTAGAAGTGCCTCAGTGAGATTTGATAATCATGTTACATTAGCTGTGGAGGAAGCATGA